The nucleotide sequence aaattcaatatatatatatatatatttacttgcaTTTGTGCAAATATTCCTGTAGGCCTGACTGCTGGGTAAAAGGAAATGCCCTACTTGCCTGCCTTTTTCTAGATAACAAATTTCTGACAATTTTACTTGTTAACAAAGAAACAACTTTCAGTTTCAAATATGCCAGAAGCATTCTGCTCTAAGTAGCACACACCGTAGATCAGGGCCTGGTGAACTTCAAGACCGACAGGATTTCCTGGCCTGCTCGCCTGGAAAGGGCAGTGGTCCCTTGTAGACCTTTGGtcttcattattttcaaaatttcttctaaaatgaaaattaaaacaaaagaaaaaatccaattaaatcATTTGGTGAAGTGTGCATGATCACTAAACAGTTTAATAAGATGATAAACAGACTACAAATTCTACTCATCTGAGAAAACAGTGTACACCACGTAATTTCTATTAAAGTGAATTTGGACTTCAGACAGATGAGCACACTCTATATTTTCAGGGTGTTGCTGAGAATTCTAGTCAAGAGTGAAGGACTGCATTGCAGTGGTAACCTGCTCTGGACTCAACAGAAACATGAGTTCTACTTGGCATTAcagaaaatgattcattttttagTCGCCTGGCTCTAATCTCTGCCCCATATTCCTCCTTCTGGATGAAAAATGCCAACAAGGGTATGGGCAAATCATACGGTGACGCTGAAAAGTGGCAGTAAACGAAGTAGCTTATTTGTTTCATGAGTATTGAAAAAAGTAAAACCTTCCCTTTGTTAATATTTAATACCTCAAAGACAAAACCAGGAAACTGcagttgccaaaaaaaaaaaacctaacaaaaccacacacacacaacaccctCCCCAACCAAACCAACAACACTAGAAATTATGATGTGATCTGAGGGTCTGAGAACATACGTATCACATAAAAATCAAACCTGAGAtgtacagaaaagaagaaagattacaGTCAATTTAGTTACCAACTAATCTTAAAGCCAGGATATAAAAATCAATATCAGGGGATAGCTTTCATGATAAAACTTCAGGTGAACTAAAGAATATACAGCAGAACTGCCAACGACATAAAgactagaaaacaaaattcacagTGCTGAAGGTGAGGTGTTAGAAGAAATTACAGACTCTGTATTTgagtattaatttaaaaaaatcaggggAAACCCCCTCAAAAAGACAATATTCTTTAAAATCGGAAAAATCTACCTCTTAAAAacctctcttctctttcaacaTGAATGCTATGTCTGTATTAGCAGTTGTCAACGACTACATTCATTAACATTCTGGCTCCCTTAATTACAGTCTTTGACACAATTAACCTTGATTTCAGCTAAGGTAATGGTTAAAGGATAAAATGGTCTGTATTACCTGGATTGTTTTCTTTAATGGTGACTAAATAGAACAATCCTCTCGGTGAAAGGAGATCTGGAGccagtggtaagaatctgtcGATGACTTCACGACCGCTTCTCCCACCAGCCCAAGCCGCCTGTATCCCGCGACTCCCAACCTGCACCCAATGAGAAAGACTGCTCtaagttacacacacacaaaagacaacAGAATCTTTTTGAAAGGCTACGCTGACCAAACAGGTATGTATTTCGTATTTTACGGCTGATGAGGAGGTGGTGGTAAAGTTGAATCTGAGCCCCACCGTTTCCTAGCATGTGTGACCTCGTCTCTAATCTTGATGAATTAGTTTCCTTTCTTATCTGTAATATTAGGAAAGTAACACTTTTATCTGTACAGTtaggaaaatgatttaaaaaaagtctttttgtCCACTAGGAATAAATGAGGAAGTATATTTAAAGTTTGAGAACAGTGCCCTGCATGTAATAATGTGGCTTAATAACAGCTGTTACCATCAACACATTTAAATTATTCTATTTGATACAGAACAATCAGGAAGAAACTAGATGGGAGAACTTGTATTATAAAAGATCTACTTCACAGAAACAAAGTTTCACAATGTCCCACTGCAGCCGGCTCTCTTCTAGATTACTGAGTATCACAGTCCTTTCTTGGGAAGCCATTTATTATATAAAGGTATAAGGAAGCACTTTTTCCTATAACAATCTTATTATAGAAACAAAACCTTGAGAGTTTATATAGCATTAAAAATCTTTAGAGCCTTACCACTGTATATCGTTTCTAAAACTAAAGAATATATTGAAGAAATCACTCAAAAACTACTTAAACtctaatataattattttcttcctaatcCCTTTAATGGTCTTTGTCCATATTTCAGTTTAAATTATCTATGTACAGTTGCATACTCTAGTTTTATTCATTCGTCAAGgcataaataatttctttataacCATGTTCATGTATAATTAAGAGAAGTATGTTCATACACCTTTAAAAAACTGTACTTTTCCCCTTTTACAGTTTTATTCGTCTGCTCCCCTCCCATCttctacaaacacacacacatttctcttttttgccCATGTTCTACAAAGATAGGATTGTATCTACATTCTTACTTATATCTTGCTTTTCTCACTCAACAATACTGTACAGAAATCTCTTCATGTGATCGGGTATAGTTCAATCtcctttttaatggctacataatATTTTACAGTGTAAAAGTATCATTTCTTATTTAGCTATTGCTGGGCATTCAGTATGTccatttgcttaattttttttgtatttaattaaaattatcctTATACATATCATAAGCTTCTCCGTGTAATTTCCCACAAAGTTAAGGCCATTGATCAGCTCCTCTGTTTTAATCGGACGTCCCCCTGGAGACTCCTTTCCTGGCACTCCCAGCACCCCCCTTTCTGTGGGGCTCACGTCTCCCTCCTCCTTGCTCCCTCCCTTGCCTCGTGGCGCCCTCTCTCTGAATGTCTCACAGGGTGCAGTGCTCCGTGGAAAGCGTGCATGGCGATGGCCTTGTTTAGCGTGGCCTGGGAGCCCTCGGCGCTGGACCCTGTCTACCTGCCTCCCGGGGATGCTCAGCCAGCTCTGCCTGCTTGCGCTGGAGACGGCCCTTCAGGAGGACGGCCTGGCACCAACCACAGTCTCACAGGCCACAGAAAGGAGTTCCCATCTTCGGGAGGAGGGTCACCTTTGGTGGCCTGCTGACTGCCTGCTCCTGATCCTTGACAGGTCACCGGTTCAAACCACAATATCTAACCTCACGTTTAGGGATGGAATAGAAAGTACAGACACACTTTTTATATGTGCAAACTCCTGGTATTTGTATGTTACATCTCCTGGATCTAATCTCTAAGTTTCCTAACTTTTACCTTCATGATTTTATTCATCTTCATAAACTATTTTCATTTGGTTTCCAGACCACTGATTCAGGTCATGACAGAGACTACAGTCTCTCACTTCGTCTCCTAATGTTTTACACTGTGAAACATGTTTTTAAGCTCCATGAAATCTTTGTTACGCTGCCTTTTAACCCTGCTAACTGCTCTGCTAATGGATGACACTAGCTCTCTCTGTTGGAACGGTGACAAAGCCCAAGACACTGCCCACACTCAGCATCGTGTAATTACACACATAGCTTAGTAGGAGGAGTGTGGCAGGAAGGAAGCCCAATGTGTCAGCCAGTTCCCAGACTCTTCTCTTCATTCACTAGGCCTCCCAGTAGTTTGTGGGCCTGATAAACCATgatttacttgtttcttttctgttacatATTTAGGCTCATATTATTTGCCATCATGTATAAAGGTgcaataaacatatttttgtaaATTACAACTTTTATTCTGTTGTTAATGATTTTCCTAAATTACATCTCAAAGACTGAGATTACTGGACTAAACCGTTTTTGTTACTCTTGATATTTATTTCCATAGTGCTTTCTGGAGCTGCACGTATTTTATTTAGCTGCATTTCCCTCAACTGCTGCTCACCTTACGACAATGACTTTCCTTCTCAAATGGTTTCATGTCAGGGGAGCAACAGCGTCCCAGTAGGAGCGGCAGCACCAATGCAGACCTCTCCCATCTTGGTGGAGAGGAATGTAGTATTTATCAGCCTTGCTGATAACCAAAGAATAGGTATAATTATTCAAAGGAAAGCAGGCCTTAGTCCAGTATTAAACTTTTGTCTGGTTTAgacattctttctttaaattggGAAGTGGTTAATATggttggcttccttggtggcacagagggtaaagaatctacttgcagtgCAAgatgcacaggagacaggggtttgatccctggatcaggaagatcccctggagaaaatagcaacccactccagtattcttgcctgggaaattccatggagagaggagtctggcggggctacagtccgcggggtcacaaagagtcagacatgactgcctAACACTTCTAATATGGTTTAACTCTTCATTACTGAAAACTTTATAATCATGTATTACAAAGTTGTATCTTTTCCTACCTGAAGTGACAATTGGTTCTCCTCCTCCCCTACTTCCAAATACTTGTGAAAGGAGCAAACCTGAGACTTTCAGAGATAATTCCTATGTGAATTTAAGGCTGATTAAAATATTGTTTTGCAAACTTGTTATTCATGATAAAGGTATACATACAAATACTATTTAAATACCATGGCCTGATGTGGATGGGATTTTAAAGACTAGATACAGATCACAGTTTGAATTTCCATTAATTTCAGACTCCTTTCCTATGTCTACCAACAGTATTCAATAATTGACAATTATGAGTAAAATCAggatttcctggtagctcagttggtaaagaatccacttgcaatgcaggagatcctggttcgattcctgggtcgggaagatccactggaaaagggataggctatccactccagtattcttgggcttcccttgtggctcagctggtaaagaatccgcctgcaatgtgggagacctgggttcaatccctgggttgggaagatcccctggaaaagggaatggcaacgcactccagtattctggcctggagaattccatggactgtatagtccatgggctcacaaacagtcagacaggactgagcgactttcactttcacacatgagTAAAATCAGAGCAGTCTGTTATTAGCAGCTGACTGATGTCATATAATGAAGTACATTTGATCTGAGatagaaaacagatgaaaatataaGTAATTCAATTTTGTTGTATGTCTTACCTCTTCAGGTGGAGTCACTACATAAGGAGGATTAAATACAAGAAGATCGACCTTTTCCTTCAATCTTGGTAGCAAGCCTTTGACCTAAAAATGTTCCAGAGAGTCAGAATTTTAAGCTGgacccagaaataaataaataagtagatggTTGGATAGATGGATCAATCAGTcaatctttaaatatattctcccaCATTTTTAGACAAAAGTGTGTTAGAGGCCAAACTTAAGACAGAAAtggagataaatatttttatattttgattcagattaaaaaaatatgcttccacctaaaaataaggaaaataagctATTTATCAAAATGAACACTCTGCTCTTCAATAGCTTCAATAGCTACACTCTGCGCTCACTTTTAGAAGATAAAATAAGGAGACAAGCTCTCATATATTCTACATAGATTTGTACACAACTTTAAATTTATAGCTGCTAacttaaatacttattttctaCAACTAAAGGAAATGTTTTGTAAGATGACAGAAAACATATATTAATGACAAAAATACCAGATGATGGGGCTGTACTTTTCTACTTCTTTAGTAACTTGTAAATGTACTGGCTGAAACAATTatatatcaaagaaaaaagaactaaaaatagtgGGAAGAGACATTAAAAACATAAGTTGTTTGGCGTCTTTTAAGTCTTTGAACTGATACAACTTTCTATAGAACAAAACgaaaaatgtcttttattcaGGACTGTTAAACTCTTAGTTTAAATACAAATCTAACTAAATTAATTGCCTGATATTCTagcacaagggcttccctggtggctcagcagtaaaagaatctgcctgcaatgtaggagacatgggttcgatcccagggttgggaagatctggaggagggcatggccacccattccagtattcttgtctggagaatcccatggacagaggagcccagcaggctacagtccgcagggtcgcagggttggacatgactgaattgacttagcacacatccaCACATTTCTAGCACAAAGCAtgtgaaaagagagaggaagtgcAATCTATGGGTAGCAGTGAAATATGACACATAAATCAAGTGAAAAGacaaagaggagagaaaataaaaactcagaatcactgcagaaaataaaaacttagaaTCTAATAAGCCTTGTCATCATCACATACAGTACAGAATGATGACTGATATTCATATTAATGACCTTGAATCACTAAAAGGTAAAATTATGTTCAGTTTAAGAATGTAAGGAAGTGCATAAGACACATTTGAAAAAGACTTCCTTCTAAAactaaaaaggaaatacaaattttgTAAACTTTGTAAACAAACTCAATTATCCAAAACAATAGTTTTTGATAGTTTTGATAATCTATGTCTAGTGTTCTGAATACAAGCAAATGTAGTTTtgaaagtgggcttcccttgtggctcagctggtaaagaatccgcctacaaagcgggagacctgggttcgatccctgggttgggaagatcccctggagaagagaagggcaacccactccagtactctggcctagagaattccatggactaaagagtcagacatgactgagcaactttcacttcactttataccTACCTCTTCCTATTTTCTTTGCCACAAGTCAGCACTGAGTATCATGGCCAACTTTCACTATTGACAGAATGGATTCTGACAGCTTTAGAACTGACTTCCACCTCCAAAAAGCTGTGAGACCTCTAGGTTTTGATTCAGACAATCTGGGCATAAACTCTGGATTTATCACTGTATT is from Cervus canadensis isolate Bull #8, Minnesota chromosome 27, ASM1932006v1, whole genome shotgun sequence and encodes:
- the N6AMT1 gene encoding methyltransferase N6AMT1 is translated as MAAPSFPTPLYGHVGRGAFSDVYEPAEDTFLLLDALEAAAGELTGVEICLEVGSGSGVVSAFLASVIGPQALYMCTDVNPEAAACTLETARCNQVHIQPIITDLVKGLLPRLKEKVDLLVFNPPYVVTPPEEVGSRGIQAAWAGGRSGREVIDRFLPLAPDLLSPRGLFYLVTIKENNPEEILKIMKTKGLQGTTALSRRAGQEILSVLKFTRP